One Nicotiana tomentosiformis chromosome 4, ASM39032v3, whole genome shotgun sequence genomic window carries:
- the LOC104120683 gene encoding adenylate isopentenyltransferase-like isoform X1 encodes MSKLSFLSTTNHSLCSNNFLFPLTVPRKIFFLKPKWTRNVVTDSIPCPKKIVVIVGATGSGKSKLSIDLATCFFPSEVINSDKIQVYNGLEITTNKISMPERKGVPHHLLGEFNASESHPEFYPSDFRSAASCRINEIINRGKIPLIVGGSNSFIYALLAKRFNPRIDFLEPSNPVQWVSNELRYKCCFIWVDVLGTVLNQYLDKRVDEMLNSGMVEELEEYFKKEGFSDSDSVSRNSGIRKAIGVPEFERYFKGEGLYEEAAKEIKENTRVLAERQVGKILRLREAGWDLQRIDATAAFTAVMTSESGKSAAKEIWEEHVLKPSAKIVKQFLLEQQ; translated from the exons ATGAGCAAATTATCATTCCTATCAACAACTAATCACAGTCTTTGCTCAAACAATTTCCTTTTCCCTCTCACTGTTCCAAGAAAAATCTTCTTCCTCAAACCCAAATGGACTCGTAATGTGGTCACAGATTCTATACCTTGTCCCAAAAAGATCGTTGTCATAGTGGGTGCTACTGGTTCTGGAAAATCAAAACTCTCAATCGATCTCGCCACTTGTTTTTTCCCTTCTGAAGTTATCAACTCAGACAAAATCCAAGTCTACAATGGACTTGAAATCACCACCAACAAAATCTCAATGCCTGAACGCAAAGGTGTCCCTCACCATCTCCTCGGAGAATTCAACGCATCCGAGTCACACCCCGAGTTTTATCCTTCTGATTTCCGCTCAGCTGCTAGTTGCAGAATCAACGAAATCATCAATCGCGGGAAAATTCCTCTTATCGTAGGTGGGTCTAATTCATTCATCTATGCTCTACTCGCAAAACGATTTAATCCGAGAATAGACTTTCTCGAACCGTCCAACCCGGTTCAGTGGGTAAGCAATGAGCTTCGATATAAGTGTTGCTTTATTTGGGTTGATGTTTTGGGAACTGTATTGAATCAGTATTTGGATAAGAGAGTTGATGAAATGTTAAACTCGGGGATGGTCGAAGAGCTAGAAGAGTATTTTAAGAAAGAGGGGTTTTCAGATTCTGACTCAGTGAGTCGGAACAGTGGGATTCGTAAGGCAATAGGAGTGCCGGAGTTCGAGAGATATTTCAAAGGGGAGGGATTATATGAAGAAGCAGCGAAGGAGATAAAGGAGAACACGCGCGTGTTGGCGGAGAGGCAGGTGGGGAAGATTTTGCGACTGAGAGAAGCTGGGTGGGACCTACAAAGAATAGATGCCACGGCGGCGTTCACGGCGGTGATGACATCAGAATCCGGTAAGAGCGCGGCGAAGGAAATTTGGGAAGAACATGTGTTAAAACCAAGTGCAAAGATTGTGAAGCAGTTCTTGTTGGA GCAACAGTAA
- the LOC104120683 gene encoding adenylate isopentenyltransferase-like isoform X2, with translation MSKLSFLSTTNHSLCSNNFLFPLTVPRKIFFLKPKWTRNVVTDSIPCPKKIVVIVGATGSGKSKLSIDLATCFFPSEVINSDKIQVYNGLEITTNKISMPERKGVPHHLLGEFNASESHPEFYPSDFRSAASCRINEIINRGKIPLIVGGSNSFIYALLAKRFNPRIDFLEPSNPVQWVSNELRYKCCFIWVDVLGTVLNQYLDKRVDEMLNSGMVEELEEYFKKEGFSDSDSVSRNSGIRKAIGVPEFERYFKGEGLYEEAAKEIKENTRVLAERQVGKILRLREAGWDLQRIDATAAFTAVMTSESGKSAAKEIWEEHVLKPSAKIVKQFLLE, from the coding sequence ATGAGCAAATTATCATTCCTATCAACAACTAATCACAGTCTTTGCTCAAACAATTTCCTTTTCCCTCTCACTGTTCCAAGAAAAATCTTCTTCCTCAAACCCAAATGGACTCGTAATGTGGTCACAGATTCTATACCTTGTCCCAAAAAGATCGTTGTCATAGTGGGTGCTACTGGTTCTGGAAAATCAAAACTCTCAATCGATCTCGCCACTTGTTTTTTCCCTTCTGAAGTTATCAACTCAGACAAAATCCAAGTCTACAATGGACTTGAAATCACCACCAACAAAATCTCAATGCCTGAACGCAAAGGTGTCCCTCACCATCTCCTCGGAGAATTCAACGCATCCGAGTCACACCCCGAGTTTTATCCTTCTGATTTCCGCTCAGCTGCTAGTTGCAGAATCAACGAAATCATCAATCGCGGGAAAATTCCTCTTATCGTAGGTGGGTCTAATTCATTCATCTATGCTCTACTCGCAAAACGATTTAATCCGAGAATAGACTTTCTCGAACCGTCCAACCCGGTTCAGTGGGTAAGCAATGAGCTTCGATATAAGTGTTGCTTTATTTGGGTTGATGTTTTGGGAACTGTATTGAATCAGTATTTGGATAAGAGAGTTGATGAAATGTTAAACTCGGGGATGGTCGAAGAGCTAGAAGAGTATTTTAAGAAAGAGGGGTTTTCAGATTCTGACTCAGTGAGTCGGAACAGTGGGATTCGTAAGGCAATAGGAGTGCCGGAGTTCGAGAGATATTTCAAAGGGGAGGGATTATATGAAGAAGCAGCGAAGGAGATAAAGGAGAACACGCGCGTGTTGGCGGAGAGGCAGGTGGGGAAGATTTTGCGACTGAGAGAAGCTGGGTGGGACCTACAAAGAATAGATGCCACGGCGGCGTTCACGGCGGTGATGACATCAGAATCCGGTAAGAGCGCGGCGAAGGAAATTTGGGAAGAACATGTGTTAAAACCAAGTGCAAAGATTGTGAAGCAGTTCTTGTTGGAGTAG